From the Pseudomonadota bacterium genome, one window contains:
- a CDS encoding helix-turn-helix transcriptional regulator, which translates to MKELISTKEIAKFLGINEKMVYALITEKGLPATKITGKWLFPKHLVEQWVENSTINYPEPANTLPPYHGLLIVSGSNDLLLDKSLALFNKFYPDNVAVFGNLGSMGGLRALRQNMCHIASSHLLEENENDYNFNFASKELGDMPAVCNFCRREQGLIIQKGNPKGISKIADLAMPKVCIVNRPLGTGTRLLFDRELSKAGIDCGKIKGYDNEVSRHIDAGIEVLTGRADAAACIRSVASLLGLDFIPLRWERYDLLIRKERFFDKGVQLFLGLLHEDSFREAANQFEGYDTSLSGKMVFPIES; encoded by the coding sequence ATGAAAGAACTGATATCAACAAAAGAAATAGCCAAATTTCTTGGAATTAATGAAAAGATGGTTTATGCTCTCATTACTGAAAAAGGGCTCCCGGCTACAAAAATAACTGGTAAATGGCTTTTTCCCAAGCATCTTGTAGAGCAGTGGGTAGAAAACAGTACAATTAACTATCCTGAGCCTGCCAATACCCTTCCTCCTTACCATGGACTGCTAATAGTATCAGGGAGTAATGATCTTCTTTTGGATAAATCTTTAGCGCTTTTTAATAAATTTTATCCTGATAATGTGGCCGTTTTTGGAAACCTTGGCAGCATGGGGGGGCTTAGAGCCCTTCGGCAAAATATGTGCCACATTGCTTCCAGTCATCTTCTTGAAGAAAATGAAAATGACTATAATTTTAATTTTGCATCCAAGGAACTTGGAGATATGCCTGCTGTTTGTAATTTTTGCAGGCGTGAGCAGGGGCTTATAATTCAAAAGGGAAATCCTAAAGGAATCTCAAAAATAGCTGATCTTGCAATGCCTAAAGTTTGCATTGTAAACCGGCCTCTTGGAACAGGTACAAGACTGCTTTTTGATCGGGAGTTAAGCAAAGCCGGTATAGATTGTGGGAAAATTAAAGGGTACGATAATGAGGTATCGAGACATATTGATGCGGGCATTGAAGTATTGACGGGGCGGGCTGATGCTGCTGCCTGCATCCGATCTGTGGCTTCTCTTCTGGGACTTGATTTTATTCCACTTCGGTGGGAACGCTATGATCTTCTTATTCGAAAGGAACGATTTTTTGATAAAGGGGTCCAACTGTTTTTAGGGTTATTGCATGAAGATTCATTCCGGGAGGCTGCAAATCAGTTTGAAGGTTACGACACAAGCTTAAGTGGAAAAATGGTATTTCCTATAGAAAGTTAG
- a CDS encoding substrate-binding domain-containing protein → MKRNFGVFLIATIAVFSLVFCSPVMGKDAGMLRLATTTSTDNTGLLDYLKPYFEKETGIDIEWVATGTGKALKLGENCDADVLLVHAPDAEKKYVADGFGINRNVVMYNDFVIIGPASDPAGITGKSVKEALNAILEKTQKFVSRGDQSGTHKAEKKLWKESEISVPDKESWYVQSGQGMLSTINMAAELNGYTLTDRGTYIKYEDTMKGNPPLKILVEGDELLKNIYSVIEVNPQRCSNVKSDLAAKFSNWMSKPSTQKLINDFKLSGKQLFYGFSK, encoded by the coding sequence ATGAAACGTAATTTTGGAGTTTTTTTGATCGCAACAATTGCTGTTTTTTCTCTTGTATTTTGCAGTCCTGTTATGGGAAAAGATGCCGGGATGCTGCGCTTGGCCACAACCACAAGTACCGATAATACGGGTTTGTTAGACTACCTGAAACCATATTTTGAGAAAGAGACAGGAATTGATATTGAGTGGGTTGCAACCGGGACCGGCAAAGCGCTTAAGCTTGGTGAAAACTGCGATGCGGATGTACTTCTTGTTCATGCGCCTGATGCTGAAAAAAAATATGTTGCCGATGGTTTTGGCATAAATCGCAATGTTGTTATGTATAATGACTTTGTAATAATTGGTCCTGCATCGGATCCGGCAGGCATCACGGGTAAAAGTGTTAAGGAAGCTTTGAATGCGATTTTAGAAAAAACGCAAAAGTTTGTGAGCAGGGGCGATCAATCGGGAACGCATAAGGCCGAAAAAAAATTATGGAAGGAAAGCGAAATTTCGGTTCCTGATAAAGAAAGCTGGTATGTACAGTCGGGCCAGGGGATGCTTTCTACTATAAATATGGCGGCGGAACTAAACGGATATACTCTTACGGATCGTGGAACCTATATAAAATACGAAGACACAATGAAGGGAAATCCTCCGTTAAAAATTCTTGTTGAGGGCGATGAGTTGCTTAAAAATATTTACAGCGTTATCGAGGTGAATCCACAAAGATGCAGTAATGTTAAATCGGATCTGGCCGCAAAATTCTCAAACTGGATGTCAAAGCCGTCTACTCAAAAGCTGATTAATGATTTCAAGCTTTCAGGAAAACAACTTTTTTATGGTTTTTCAAAGTAA
- a CDS encoding ABC transporter permease: MNFLIDALLQAFKLLVGGDGETYSAVFATLKVSTYSMVASLLIGMPLGFLLGHHDFLWKKHVRTFVDTLMSLPTVLVGLLVYALLTYRGPLGQYGLLFTLEGVAIGQTVLALPIVVALTAAAVESIDDKLRVTFISLGANPRQILFSTLWEARYSILSACMNAYGRVLTEVGIAMIVGGNIKWHTRTITTAIALETNKGEFVMGVALGLVLMAIAVVVNYSLSFLRNR, translated from the coding sequence ATGAATTTTCTTATTGATGCTTTGCTTCAGGCATTTAAATTATTAGTCGGTGGAGACGGAGAAACTTATTCAGCTGTTTTTGCTACACTGAAGGTATCCACATATTCTATGGTGGCCAGTCTGCTGATAGGTATGCCGCTTGGTTTTTTGCTTGGGCATCATGATTTTTTATGGAAAAAGCATGTAAGAACTTTTGTTGATACCCTGATGTCGTTGCCCACTGTGCTGGTCGGGCTTTTGGTTTATGCGCTTTTAACTTATAGAGGACCGCTTGGGCAATATGGACTGCTATTTACTTTAGAAGGTGTAGCCATAGGCCAAACGGTTCTCGCCCTGCCTATTGTGGTTGCGCTCACAGCAGCGGCTGTTGAAAGTATTGATGATAAGTTGCGGGTAACATTTATATCTCTTGGAGCCAACCCCAGGCAAATTCTTTTTTCAACTCTCTGGGAAGCGCGTTACAGTATACTTTCTGCATGTATGAATGCCTATGGCAGAGTGCTTACAGAGGTTGGGATCGCCATGATTGTAGGCGGAAATATAAAATGGCATACGCGAACCATTACCACGGCCATTGCACTTGAAACAAACAAGGGCGAGTTTGTCATGGGTGTAGCGCTGGGACTTGTCCTGATGGCTATAGCAGTTGTTGTTAATTATTCTCTTTCATTTCTAAGAAATCGTTAA
- a CDS encoding energy-coupling factor ABC transporter ATP-binding protein, producing MQTPAYQLSNIKKYYNRHPAVDIKELTLVAGSITGVVGPNGSGKSTLLSMLAFVNSPSEGTILYKGQKAHPFSEAVRFRVSLLPQEPFLLKRTVFENIVYGLKLRGFNKSQYLKKVNDALMLVGLSPVGFSGRKWYQLSGGEAHRVALAARLALKPEVLILDEPTAGVDAASAQQIMDSAFMASKEWGTTLIIAGHDWKWLHEICDNVIQMFKGKIVGKGLENIIFGPWNQVSTGLYEKLLDDGQRILVKGDSPLPTCAAIIPHTNIAISSKPPGRKPAEHLLKGVLFQLSFEPGINAVMAFIRAGGQAFTLRIPLDKAKENNYYPGQSIYITYPISSVVWY from the coding sequence ATGCAAACACCTGCTTATCAGCTATCGAATATTAAAAAATATTATAACCGGCATCCGGCTGTTGATATCAAAGAATTAACACTTGTTGCCGGTTCTATAACCGGGGTTGTTGGTCCTAACGGGAGCGGTAAGAGCACTCTTTTAAGCATGCTTGCTTTTGTAAACAGCCCGTCAGAAGGCACAATATTATATAAAGGCCAAAAAGCCCATCCCTTTTCCGAAGCAGTCCGTTTTCGTGTAAGTCTGTTGCCTCAGGAACCTTTTTTGCTTAAACGAACGGTTTTTGAAAATATTGTATATGGATTAAAATTAAGAGGTTTTAACAAATCGCAGTATTTGAAAAAGGTGAATGATGCTTTAATGCTGGTAGGGCTTTCTCCAGTGGGTTTTTCCGGCCGCAAATGGTATCAGCTTTCGGGGGGAGAGGCACATAGGGTTGCTCTGGCGGCCAGGCTTGCATTAAAACCGGAAGTTCTTATTTTGGATGAACCTACAGCCGGTGTGGATGCTGCCAGTGCTCAGCAGATCATGGACAGTGCGTTTATGGCTTCTAAGGAATGGGGCACGACTCTTATTATTGCCGGCCATGATTGGAAATGGCTTCATGAAATCTGTGATAATGTCATACAGATGTTTAAAGGAAAGATTGTTGGAAAAGGTCTTGAAAACATAATTTTTGGCCCATGGAATCAGGTTTCAACAGGGTTGTATGAAAAGCTCCTTGATGACGGGCAGCGTATTCTTGTGAAAGGGGACTCTCCTTTACCGACTTGTGCGGCTATTATTCCGCATACTAATATTGCCATAAGCTCAAAACCGCCGGGTCGTAAGCCGGCTGAACATTTACTAAAAGGAGTGCTTTTCCAGCTTTCATTTGAACCGGGAATAAATGCAGTTATGGCTTTTATACGTGCAGGCGGCCAGGCATTTACTCTTCGAATTCCCTTGGATAAAGCCAAAGAAAATAATTATTACCCCGGTCAGAGTATTTATATCACTTATCCCATCTCATCTGTTGTCTGGTATTAA
- a CDS encoding MBL fold metallo-hydrolase, which produces MNKFDDVHVERLYPYLAVFRIPYFSSGNEKAFANVFLIIDDELMLIDTGPFTDSKSEKLLYALNQSGFDIKDISKIVYTHAHPDHMGGGIGLGEYTKIRHCAYHKAKQWAEKYGEYVSLVKTIAKNIFSEQLFLHPKVKDIYFDVIDHFWNPTYGEIGIDEELDDGDLISTGKLKFRIVFTPGHSPWDISLWEETKSLLFSGDFLLGKSSTLTGGLNNFGSDLISYDSSLKKINQYLDKTKEVFPSHGPSIKSCSGLTDPVLSIVKSREDKIFKAISDKDHTLMDLMKVVYPSLDSVIVLARCLGIVLTHIEKLENESKIYRYKDKDEVHFAL; this is translated from the coding sequence ATGAATAAATTTGATGATGTACATGTAGAAAGATTATATCCGTATCTTGCCGTATTCAGAATCCCTTATTTTTCTTCCGGCAATGAAAAGGCTTTTGCCAATGTTTTTCTGATTATTGATGATGAGTTGATGCTAATTGATACTGGTCCTTTTACAGACAGCAAAAGTGAAAAACTTTTATATGCCCTTAATCAGTCAGGTTTTGATATAAAAGATATATCGAAAATTGTATATACACATGCGCATCCCGATCATATGGGCGGAGGAATAGGACTTGGCGAATATACAAAAATCAGACATTGTGCATACCACAAAGCAAAACAATGGGCAGAAAAATATGGTGAATATGTCAGTTTGGTAAAAACAATTGCAAAAAACATTTTTTCAGAGCAATTATTTTTGCATCCTAAAGTAAAAGATATCTATTTTGATGTAATAGATCATTTCTGGAATCCCACATATGGTGAAATAGGAATAGATGAAGAACTGGATGATGGTGATTTAATCAGTACAGGAAAGCTTAAGTTCAGAATAGTTTTCACCCCCGGTCATAGCCCTTGGGATATAAGTTTATGGGAAGAAACAAAATCTTTACTTTTTTCAGGTGATTTTCTTCTTGGTAAAAGCTCTACACTAACAGGAGGTTTGAATAATTTTGGCTCCGATCTGATATCGTATGACTCGTCTTTAAAAAAGATAAATCAATATCTTGATAAGACAAAAGAAGTATTTCCTTCTCACGGGCCTTCAATAAAGTCCTGCTCGGGGCTTACAGATCCTGTGCTTTCTATTGTAAAAAGCAGAGAAGATAAGATATTTAAAGCTATATCTGATAAAGACCACACACTGATGGATTTAATGAAAGTTGTTTATCCCTCGTTAGACAGTGTTATTGTGCTTGCAAGATGTCTTGGAATAGTACTTACACATATTGAAAAACTTGAAAATGAATCAAAAATTTATCGTTATAAGGATAAAGATGAAGTACATTTTGCCCTATAG
- a CDS encoding MmgE/PrpD family protein produces the protein MGVTAEIARFAAEIKYENLPSFVVSETKKLLLDTIGCAIGGIKTQKGDAAIRLALILGGQRENSLWGTSEKVGAAQAAYAIGELMNALDHEALLSPPAHATPYILAAPLAIGEIKKVSGKQLILASAIAHELATRIASAMVFGRRFSVELPDRKIAMTLPTPGYGVCAFGGAAAAGRLLGLDADKIAHAMGIAGYNAPVPMVGKFVSSACVSDPKYMSSGFLSLSQVIAVLSAEMGSTGDVEVLDGDHGFWRAFGCDQWMPEYITQGLGNKWVFPERLFYKRYPCCGVMQNALCHLEEIVTVNNILPEDIMEITVKLGSLADFPLWKTRDVKTNSQAQFSVPFVFAVAAHRIETGPAWQLNETLEDRRIHEFMKKIKLITDLDDNAGLRPEIEVVVHNGSDKKTYAKSGISQKYEMTDDDITDKFKSNTCLLLDEKEIKKVIADINNLEEIGDISEILKIFNKSD, from the coding sequence ATGGGTGTAACAGCAGAGATTGCCCGCTTTGCAGCGGAAATAAAATACGAAAATTTACCGTCTTTTGTTGTTTCTGAAACCAAAAAACTTCTTCTTGATACTATTGGCTGTGCTATAGGTGGAATAAAAACACAAAAAGGCGATGCTGCAATTCGTCTGGCGCTTATACTGGGAGGGCAAAGAGAGAACAGTCTTTGGGGTACAAGTGAGAAAGTGGGTGCGGCACAGGCTGCATACGCCATAGGAGAGTTGATGAATGCCCTTGATCATGAAGCATTGCTTTCTCCTCCCGCACATGCCACACCCTATATACTTGCCGCTCCTCTTGCAATAGGTGAAATAAAAAAAGTATCCGGAAAGCAATTGATTTTAGCTTCTGCAATTGCTCATGAACTTGCAACCAGAATTGCATCTGCAATGGTTTTTGGGCGAAGGTTTTCTGTAGAGCTTCCCGATAGAAAAATTGCGATGACACTTCCCACACCCGGATATGGTGTGTGTGCTTTTGGCGGAGCTGCTGCCGCAGGCAGGCTTTTGGGGCTTGATGCAGACAAAATAGCCCATGCAATGGGGATAGCCGGTTATAACGCACCGGTTCCTATGGTAGGTAAATTTGTAAGCTCTGCTTGTGTTTCTGATCCTAAGTATATGTCTTCCGGGTTTTTATCTTTGTCACAAGTAATTGCTGTGCTGTCCGCCGAAATGGGATCGACTGGAGATGTTGAAGTATTGGATGGTGATCATGGTTTCTGGAGGGCTTTTGGTTGTGACCAGTGGATGCCCGAATACATAACTCAGGGATTGGGAAATAAATGGGTATTTCCGGAAAGGCTGTTTTATAAAAGATATCCATGCTGCGGTGTGATGCAAAACGCGCTATGCCATTTGGAAGAAATTGTCACGGTAAATAATATATTACCCGAAGATATAATGGAAATTACCGTTAAACTTGGTAGCCTGGCTGATTTTCCTTTATGGAAAACAAGAGATGTTAAAACAAATTCACAAGCGCAGTTTAGCGTACCTTTTGTTTTCGCGGTTGCAGCACACAGGATAGAGACAGGCCCTGCCTGGCAGTTAAATGAAACTCTTGAGGATAGGCGTATTCATGAGTTTATGAAAAAAATAAAATTGATTACCGATCTTGATGATAATGCCGGTTTAAGGCCGGAAATTGAAGTTGTGGTGCATAATGGGTCAGATAAAAAGACTTATGCCAAGTCAGGCATTTCACAGAAATATGAAATGACGGATGATGATATCACGGATAAGTTTAAAAGTAATACATGTTTGCTTTTAGATGAGAAAGAGATTAAAAAAGTTATAGCAGATATTAATAATTTGGAAGAAATCGGTGATATATCGGAGATATTAAAAATTTTCAATAAATCCGATTAA
- a CDS encoding SET domain-containing protein, translating into MIHPDTKLHFINDELGYGVVATGFIPKGTVTWVLDKLDRVFLPLEIEEFPKEFVDAVSKYCFRNSTGSYVLCWDNTKFVNHSFNPNCMITAFDFEISIRDIKAGEQITNDYGCFNIIRSFRPNDEGKRRKIVYPDDLAKYYQAWDKKLLSALKKIKNVDQPLFEFISVDLWDKCCRIANGKEEMVSILNCYYKDPVE; encoded by the coding sequence TTGATTCATCCAGATACCAAATTACATTTTATAAATGATGAACTTGGTTACGGAGTAGTAGCCACCGGATTTATTCCTAAAGGTACGGTAACCTGGGTTCTTGATAAACTGGATCGCGTATTTTTGCCTTTGGAAATAGAAGAATTTCCGAAGGAGTTTGTAGATGCTGTGAGCAAATACTGTTTCAGAAATAGTACCGGGAGCTATGTTCTGTGCTGGGACAATACCAAATTCGTAAACCATAGTTTCAATCCTAATTGTATGATTACTGCCTTTGATTTTGAAATATCCATAAGAGATATTAAAGCAGGCGAGCAAATAACAAACGACTATGGGTGTTTTAATATAATCAGATCTTTCAGGCCAAATGATGAAGGTAAACGGAGAAAGATAGTTTATCCTGATGATCTGGCTAAATACTACCAAGCATGGGATAAGAAATTACTTTCCGCTTTAAAAAAAATTAAAAATGTCGATCAGCCATTGTTTGAATTTATAAGTGTAGATTTATGGGATAAATGTTGCAGGATTGCAAACGGAAAAGAAGAAATGGTTTCGATTTTAAACTGCTATTACAAAGATCCTGTTGAATAA